The following coding sequences lie in one Arachis hypogaea cultivar Tifrunner chromosome 4, arahy.Tifrunner.gnm2.J5K5, whole genome shotgun sequence genomic window:
- the LOC112794660 gene encoding probable WRKY transcription factor 51, whose protein sequence is MEGKNKPPPQIFSPPFSLSISTTTINDLSFLNDDTFFKKLLTDLVKEGDFGSLPSLPPDTIVLESFETVAQSQRLKLRPSTMTSIAATTRINRRSENNLSKFACLTESESDNLRYGYKWRKYGKKTVRNSPYPRNYYHCTAIGCNVKRRVERWLDDPTHVLTTYEGLHLHDLPPISSTLLKSFGFYNNCTTGPKPHRGNCSCRYKMVNRGDNHL, encoded by the exons atGGAAGGAAAGAATAAACCACCACCACAAATCTTTTCACCGCCATTTTCATTGTCTATATCCACCACTACAATCAATGATCTCAGCTTTCTCAACGATGATACGTTTTTTAAAAAGCTACTTACTGATTTAGTAAAAGAGGGAGATTTTGGTTCTCTTCCTTCTCTACCTCCAGACACAATTGTTCTAGAATCTTTTGAAACAGTTGCACAATCACAAAG GCTGAAACTGAGACCATCTACAATGACATCGATTGCAGCAACCACGAGGATAAATAGAAGGAGCGAAAATAATCTTTCGAAATTTGCTTGTTTGACAGAGAGTGAATCAGACAACCTTAGATATGGCTATAAATGGCGCAAGTACGGTAAAAAAACCGTGAGAAACAGCCCTTACCCAAG GAACTATTATCATTGCACAGCAATTGGTTGCAATGTGAAGAGGAGAGTGGAGCGGTGGTTAGATGATCCCACCCATGTATTAACCACCTATGAGGGTCTACACCTTCATGATTTGCCACCGATCTCCTCTACTCTTTTGAAGTCCTTCGGCTTCTACAACAACTGCACCACTGGCCCCAAACCTCACAGAGGCAACTGTAGCTGTCGATATAAAATGGTAAATCGAGGTGATAATCACCTTTGA
- the LOC112794663 gene encoding protein FAR-RED ELONGATED HYPOCOTYL 3-like has product MKEKNQNFFFELNLEGDHCIKHAFWANASSRAAFDYFRDVVLFDTTYNTNRYNLVLDSFVGVNHHGQSTLLGCALMKNEDIQSFKWLFEYWLRCMGGKAPKELYDDRHIWIPVYLDHHFWVGMRSTQRIESMHSFFNKFITRNSSLRQFVKQYDNCLASREQAEREFDAADFHTVIPCTSKSTIEAQFQHVYTHEKFKEFQTQFRGKVKCITRSMHSTLGFITYEVIEQVSNSTFNKFVVTYDVVSRDVKCHCLLFEFRDILCRHSLSVLSFERVDNVAPKYILERWSKNIKRRHTHIKNSQDEPLLEPRSKRFDELVFQSHNICEFASESEELTGILHRAFDKVMAEMEEYQGRSKEKSLLTHEETTLSNVNDLQSPPRVKTRGRLKNRLGSNLEKKISNLMKKKKKTSPSELNLLDSESPIQSSSTLYNTLDMNYPREDFFLFV; this is encoded by the exons atgaaagagaagaaccaaaattTCTTCTTTGAGCTCAACCTTGAAGGCGATCACTGCATTAAACATGCATTCTGGGCTAATGCAAGTAGCAGGGCTGCATTTGATTATTTCAGAGACGTGGTTTTATTTGACACCACCTATAACACAAACAG GTACAATTTGGTTTTAGATTCTTTTGTTGGCGTGAATCACCACGGCCAGTCGACACTTCTTGGATGCGCGCTAATGAAAAATGAGGACATCCAATCATTTAAATGGCTATTTGAGTATTGGCTACGTTGCATGGGAGGGAAGGCACCAAAAG AGCTATACGATGATCGCCATATATGGATTCCGGTTTACTTGGATCACCACTTTTGGGTTGGGATGAGAAGCACGCAAAGGATTGAGAGTATGcattcatttttcaacaagttcatcacaCGGAATAGCTCCTTGAGACAATTTGTGAAGCAATATGACAATTGCCTAGCAAGCagagagcaagcagagagagaattcgatgctgcagattttcataccgTGATACCGTGTACATCAAAATCAACAATAGAGGCACAGTTTCAGCATGTATATACCCATGAGAAGTTCAAGGAATTTCAAACTCAATTCAGAGGTAAAGTGAAATGTATCACAAGATCAATGCATTCCACCCTAGGTTTCATAACATATGAAGTAATAGAGCAGGTTTCCAACTCCACATTCAATAAGTTTGTCGTCACCTACGACGTAGTATCACGAGATGTAAAGTGTCATTGCTTGCTGTTTGAGTTTAGGGACATATTGTGCCGTCATTCCCTAAGTGTCCTAAGCTTTGAGCGAGTGGATAACGTGGCACCGAAATACATATTGGAACGTtggagcaagaacataaagagAAGGCATACACACATTAAGAACAGCCAAGATGAACCTCTACTGGAGCCAAGAAGTAAGAGATTTGACGAATTGGTGTTTCAGTCACACAATATATGTGAATTTGCATCTGAGTCTGAAGAGTTGACCGGAATTTTGCACCGAGCATTTGACAAGGTCATGGCGGAGATGGAAGAATATcaagggagaagcaaagaaaaaagTTTGTTAACCCACGAAGAAACGACATTAAGCAATGTGAATGACCTTCAAAGCCCACCTCGTGTCAAAACAAGAGGTCGGCTCAAGAACAGACTTGGATCAAACCTGGAAAAAAAGATCTCAAATctcatgaagaaaaagaaaaagacatctCCAAGCGAG TTGAACCTTTTAGACTCCGAATCACCGATTCAGTCAAGCTCAACTCTTTACAATACACTAGATATGAATTATCCAAGAGAGGATT TTTTTTTATTCGTCTAG
- the LOC112794661 gene encoding uncharacterized protein: MRQDDNDLQASGFGARDTEGSAGMNEFQVGQQFQDKDEALLSVKTYSIRRGVQYKVVESDYRRYVEKCSEFGNGCTWLIRLSLRQRKGIWEVKRYNGPHTCLASSISSDHRSLDYHVISTFVMPMVRADAGVNIKVLQNATAAHFGFRPTYRRVWMAKQKAVAVIYGDWEESYNELPRWVLGVQLTMPGTVAVLRTCPVRVGGQLDDSQVYFHRLFWTFPPCIQAFRHCKPLVSIDGTHLYGKYGGTLLVAIAQDGNSNILPVAFALVEGENAESWSFFLSHLREHVTPQPGLLVISDRHNGIKAALEAPDGGWLPPAAYRAFCIRHVAANFALTFKGKDARRLLVNAAYAKTEVEFDYWFDILRSENPAMCDWANRIEKSLWTQHCDEGRRFGHMTTNISECVNSILKGVRNLPVCSLVKATYGRLAELFVRKGREAEAQMGTGQQFSQYLVKCIEANLRTARHFTVTLYDRDNSEYTVAETTPTGSFSLGTYRVSLGSKTCDCGYFQALHFPCPHALACCAYSRLTWQPYVHEVYRLSSVFGVYQMVFAPPIPEGFWPPYAGPTVIPDPSMRRAREGRPRSTRIRTNMDEADPNRPKRCGLCRQPGHTRRSCPQAAGPSGTASNQ, translated from the coding sequence ATGCGGCAAGACGATAATGATCTGCAGGCCTCAGGATTTGGTGCTAGAGATACCGAGGGGTCTGCCGGTATGAACGAGTTCCAGGTtggccaacaatttcaagataaaGATGAGGCGCTGTTGAGTGTGAAGACGTACAGTATCCGTCGAGGGGTCCAGTACAAGGTCGTTGAGTCTGACTATCGCAGATATGTGGaaaagtgttctgagtttgggaatgggtgcacatggctaATTCGGTTGAGTCTCCGACAGCGGAAGGGTATCTGGGAAGTGAAGCGATACAATGGACCGCATACATGTCTTGCCAGCTCCATCTCCAGCGACCATAGGAGTCTGGACTACCATGTCATATCCACCTTCGTTATGCcgatggttagggctgatgcaggTGTGAACATCAAGGTGCTCCAAAATGCCACGGCCGCACACTTTGGGTTCAGGCCTACGTACAGGAGGgtatggatggcgaagcagaaggccgttGCCGTGATATATGGGGACTGGGAGgagtcgtacaacgagctcccTAGGTGGGTTTTAGGAGTACAGCTGACGATGCCTGGCACTGTAGCCGTCCTCAGGACTTGCCCTGTTCGAGTTGGGGGACAGCTTGACGATTCTCAGGTTTATTTTCATAGGCTGTTCTGGACTTTCCCCCCTTGTATccaggcattccgtcattgcaagccttTGGTGAGTATTGATGGCACCCATTTATATGGGAAGTATGGGGGAACACTGCTAGTCGCCATTGCACAAGACGGAAACTCGAACATCCTACCCGTGGCATTTGCACTAgttgagggtgagaatgctgagtcgtggtctttctttctttcccacCTCCGTGAGCACGTGACACCTCAGCCGGGTCTGTTAGTTATTTCAGATAGGCACAACGGCATAAAGGCAGCCCTCGAGGCTCCGGATGGGGGATGGCTACCGCCTGCTGCGTACCGGGCTTTCTGCATTCGACACGTTGCAGCGAATTTTGCCTTGACCTTCAAGGGAAAAGATGCCCGGAGGCTTCTTGTTAACGCCGCATATGCCAAGACCGAGGTGGAGTTCGACTACTGGTTTGACATTCTGCGCTCTGAGAATCCGGCAATGTGTGACTGGGCGAACCGAATCGAGAAGTCGTTGTGGACACAGCACTGTGATGAGGGTCGGAGATTCGGGCACATGACGACCAATATTTCGGAGTGTGTCAACTCAATCCTGAAGGGGGTTAGAAACCTCCCTGTATGCTCCCTGGTGAAGGCCACATACGGAAGGCTTGCTGAGCTATTTGTCCgtaaggggagggaggccgaggcTCAGATGGGTActggacaacaattcagtcaataCCTAGTAAAGTGTATCGAGGCCAACCTGAGAACAGCCCGGCATTTCACGGTTACTCTTTACGACAGAGACAACTCGGAGTACACTGTTGCTGAGACGACTCCGACAGGCTCATTCTCTCTTGGTACGTACAGGGTCTCATTAGGGTCTAAGACCTGTGATTGTGGATACTTCCAAGCACTTCATTTTCCCTGTCCGCATGCACTGGCATGCTGTGCTTATTCACGGCTTACATGGCAGCCTTACGTGCACGAGGTATACCGGCTTAGCTCCGTTTTCGGCGTCTATCAGATGGTATTTGCCCCTCCCATAccggagggtttctggccacctTATGCCGGGCCTACAGTTATACCGGATCCGAGTATGAGGCGTGCGAGGGAGGGTCGTCCTAGATCCACAAGAATTCGAACCAACATGGATGAAGCAGATCCGAACCGGCCAAAGAGATGTGGCCTCTGCAGGCAGCCAGGACACACCAGGCGTAGTTGTCCACAAGCCGCAGGCCCAAGCGGGACTGCTAGTAATCAGTAG